In one window of Acanthopagrus latus isolate v.2019 chromosome 15, fAcaLat1.1, whole genome shotgun sequence DNA:
- the LOC119033019 gene encoding cystatin-F, whose translation MMGVKMLLLVSLLAALGPSLPAGSHHGGLMPGSPYNISRNDPRLQKVVLTAAYYYNNQSNDAFLFKPSAIQRAQRQLVKGVRYIVDLQISRTVCHKRDGNKNLSQCDLQPAGVLQQTFQCHFEVWIIPWEKKTQTQVLDCGL comes from the exons ATGATGGGAgtgaagatgctgctgctcgTCTCTCTGCTCGCCGCTCTGG GGCCGTCGTTGCCGGCGGGCAGCCATCATGGCGGCCTCATGCCTGGCTCTCCATACAACATCAGCAGGAATGACCCCAGACTGCAGAAGGTCGTCCTCACCGCCGCCTACTACTACAACAACCAATCAAACGATGCCTTCCTCTTCAAACCCTCTGCCATCCAAAGAGCACAGCGGCAG ctggtgAAGGGGGTCCGGTACATTGTAGATCTGCAGATTTCCAGAACCGTCTGCCATAAACGAGACGGCAACAAGAACCTCTCCCAGTGTGACCTCCAGCCTGCAGgtgtgctgcagcag ACATTTCAGTGTCACTTTGAGGTTTGGATCATTCCCTGGGAGAAGAAGACCCAGACCCAGGTTCTAGACTGTGGACTCTGA
- the LOC119033016 gene encoding adipocyte plasma membrane-associated protein produces MNETEGLRFRRLNRPQVITDELPEHRYKGSGTYSGKVFQVTLLSLGGFLLLPLLVIVLILESPIHPEVFSLKEPPVMTGCWEQNLKLREAQRLFEDQIVGPESIANIGDVLYSGTADGKIVKLVGRRIHTVTRLGRPPCGSTEEEPSCGRPLGIRVGPNGTLFVADAYLGVFEVNPTTGEATRLVSGGQVVAGRKLSFINDLAVTQDGKKVYFTDSSSRWQRRNYLNLIMEATADGRVLEYDADSRELSVVMENLRFPNGIQLLPDEESVLVAETTMARIRRVHVAGLNKGGMDTFVDNLPGFPDNIRPSSSGGYWVAMSAVRPNPGFSMLDFLSQRPWIKKLIFKLFSQDVLMKFVPRYSLVAELHDGGVCTRSFHDPSGLVVAYVSEVHEYDGSLYLGSFRSPYIAKLDLREV; encoded by the exons ATGAATGAGACGGAGGGGCTCCGGTTCCGGCGGCTGAACAGACCGCAGGTCATCACGGACGAGCTACCGGAGCACCGCTACAAGGGATCCGG CACCTACAGCGGGAAGGTGTTCCAGGTGACGCTGCTCTCTCTCGGCGGCTTCctacttcttcctctgctcGTCATCGTCCTCATCCTGGAGTCTCCCATCCACCCCGAGGTGTTCAG CTTGAAGGAGCCTCCGGTGATGACGGGCTGCTGGGAGCAGAACCTGAAGCTCCGAGAGGCCCAGAGACTGTTTGAAGACCAGATCGTTGGGCCGGAGTCCATCGCCAACATCGGAG atgttttgtACTCTGGAACAGCTGACGGGAAGATCGTGAAGCTGGTCGGACGAAGGATTCACACGGTGACGAGACTCGGACGGCCGCCGTGTG GGTCTACAGAGGAGGAGCCCAGCTGTGGGAGGCCGTTGGGGATCAGAGTCGGACCAAACGGGACTTTGTTCGTAGCCGATGCTTACCTGGGAGTGTTCGAGGTCAACCCCACCACAG GCGAGGCCACCAGGCTGGTGTCAGGTGGGCAGGTTGTTGCCGGCAGGAAGCTGTCGTTCATCAACGACCTGGCCGTGACTCAGGATGGAAAGAAGGTGTACTTCACCGACTccagcagcaggtggcagcGCAGGAACTACCTGAACCTCATCATGGAGGCCACAGCCGACGGACG agtgCTGGAGTACGACgcagacagcagagagctgtCGGTGGTGATGGAGAACCTTCGTTTTCCAAATGGGATCCAGCTTCTGCCCGATGAAGAGTCGGTGCTGGTGGCCGAGACCACGATGGCCCGGATCCGCAG AGTCCATGTTGCCGGTCTCAACAAAGGCGGGATGGACACGTTCGTGGACAACCTGCCCGGTTTCCCCGACAACATCCGTCCCAGCTCCAGCGGAGGTTACTGGGTGGCCATGTCCGCTGTGCGACCGAACCCCGGCTTCTCCATGCTGGACTTCCTGTCCCAGAGACCCTGGATCAAGAAACTCATCTTCAAG cTCTTCAGTCAGGACGTCCTCATGAAGTTCGTCCCTCGGTACAGCCTGGTGGCGGAGCTTCACGATGGCGGCGTCTGCACTCGGAGCTTCCACGACCCCAGCGGCCTGGTAGTGGCCTACGTCAGCGAGGTCCACGAGTACGACGGCAGCCTGTACCTGGGCTCCTTCCGCTCGCCGTACATCGCCAAGCTCGACCTGCGCGAGGTGTAA
- the LOC119033015 gene encoding oocyte zinc finger protein XlCOF6-like: MSSSARQHVSAILEEFLLTAVTEVCQSLDVKPAGSSEAAEVRLLVLMRRLCEALLQELRRLLEENQQQVTTSRPQQDSAPPAAEGDAEVGVNHQSNTSAGETSQSERTPAADSRRSFSCSICSSSFSRRTNLSAHLRVHSRERPFSCPTCGKAFSARSSVRVHRLSVHNKQRPHRCFHCGKVFSTRSHLRTHQTSSWQHRSQPLSCPACGETLAARCCLRRHRLTCQKTDDRFRCAECEREFSKHSYLSAHQRVHLKDKPFKCPTCEKGFTTRRSVHVHQLTVHRGLRPFTCSVCRKTFSQQSGLTAHLRTHTGERPHTCEQCGNSFSSRSSLSVHRRVHTGEKAFSCDTCGKSFSVAANLRRHQLVHSGRRAFSCDVCSSSFTQAAHLKVHRAVHSGEWAFICNACGKGFRQRSALLVHERSHAGVKPFSCSECGKHFTSSTSLKRHQLTHSGQKAHTCDECGRSFSSAQVLKTHQQLHGGSKAFSCDVCGRGYSSLSYLKMHRRSHSEGKPFSCDQCQKTFSTQASMKLHERTHSGEKPYVCEVCGKNFSVSQNLVRHKRVHSGEKPFECSVCGKRFSQKNNLKTHQLVHTGQKPFSCSSCSRSFTSMRSLREHKCVST, translated from the exons ATGTCGTCGAGCGCGCGGCAGCACGTGTCCGCCATCTTGGAAGAGTTCCTGCTGACGGCGGTGACGGAAGTGTGTCAGAGCCTCGACGTGAAGCCAGCAGGGAGCTCCGAGGCTGCGGAG gtccgGCTGCTGGTTCTGATGAGGAGGCTGTGTGAggctctgctgcaggagctgaggaggctgctggaggagaaccAGCAGCAGGTGACGACCTCTCGGCCTCAGCAGGACTCCGCCCCCcctgcagctgaaggagacgCTGAGGTGGGGGTGAACCACCaatcaaacacatctgcagGTGAAACCAGCCAATCGGAGCGGACTCCTGCGGCGGACAGCAGACggagcttcagctgcagcatctgcagcagcagcttctccagaCGGACCAACCTGAGCGCTCACCTGCGGGTCCACAGCAGAGAGCGGCCCTTCAGCTGCCCCACCTGTGGCAAAGCTTTCTCCGCCCGCAGCAGCGTCAGAGTCCATCGGCTCAGCGTGCACAACAAGCAGCGGCctcacaggtgttttcactgcGGGAAGGTGTTTAGCACCCGCAGCCACCTCAGGACGCATCAGACGTCCAGCTGGCAGCACCGCAGCCAGCCGCTCAGCTGTCCGGCCTGCGGCGAGACGCTGGCGGCGAGGTGCTGCCTCCGCAGGCACCGACTGACCTGTCAGAAGACAGATGACAGATTCAGGTGTGCAGAGTGTGAGAGGGAGTTCTCCAAACACAGCTACCTGTCGGCTCACCAGAGGGTCCACCTGAAGGACAAACCCTTCAAATGTCCCACCTGTGAGAAAGGCTTCACCACACGCCGCAGCGTCCACGTCCACCAGCTGACCGTCCACAGAGGACTGAGGCCGTTCACCTGCAGCGTCTGCAGGAAGACGTTCAGCCAGCAGAGCGGCCTCACAGctcacctgaggacacacacaggtgagcgGCCACACACCTGCGAGCAGTGCGGGAACAGTTTCTCCAGCAGGAGCAGCCTGTCTGTCCACCGCCGCGTCCACACCGGAGAGAAGGCCTTCAGCTGTGACACCTGCGGGAAGAGCTTCAGCGTGGCGGCCAACCTGCGTCGCCACCAGCTCGTCCACTCGGGCCGCCGGGCTTTCAGCTGCgatgtgtgcagcagcagcttcacacagGCAGCACACCTGAAGGTGCACCGTGCCGTGCACAGCGGCGAGTGGGCGTTTATCTGCAACGCCTGCGGGAAGGGCTTCAGACAGCGCAGCGCGCTGCTGGTGCACGAGCGCAGCCACGCCGGCGTCAAACCGTTCAGCTGCAGCGAGTGTGGAAAacacttcacctcctccacGTCACTGAAGCGCCACCAGCTGACACACTCAGGGCAGAAAGCTCACACCTGTGACGAGTGCGGCCGAAGCTTCAGCAGCGCTCAGGTCCTGAAGACTCACCAGCAGCTGCACGGCGGCAGCAAGGCGTTCTCCTGTGACGTGTGTGGGCGTGGCTACAGCTCACTGAGCTACCTGAAGATGCACCGACGCAGCCACTCGGAGGGGAAACCGTTCAGCTGCGATCAGTGTCAGAAGACCTTCTCCACGCAGGCGAGCATGAAGCTGCACGAGCGCACGCACAGCGGAGAGAAACCGTACGTCTGCGAGGTCTGCGGGAAGAACTTCAGCGTGTCGCAGAACCTCGTCAGGCACAAACGCGTCCACAGCGGAGAGAAACCGTTCGAGTGCAGCGTCTGCGGGAAGAGATTCAGTCAGAAGAACAACCTGAAGACTCACCAGCTGGTGCACACAGGACAGAAACCgttcagctgctccagctgcagccGGAGCTTCACCTCCATGAGGAGCCTCAGAGAGCACAAGTGTGTctccacctga